Within Paenibacillus sp. RUD330, the genomic segment AGGGATCGGCCAAAATGACCTCCGAGCTGCTCATGCTCGTCGGCTTCGTCGGCTTCTTCGCTTTCCTGATTCCGATCATGGGCGACGGCCTGGCCGACATCGAGAAGCATCTGTTCCTGTTCAATGCCGCCTACGACATCATGCTGCTGGCTTCCGTGACCTGGCTGGCGTACCGCATCGCGGTGCTGCTCGGGTTCGGAAGAGACGGCAGGAGAATCAGCTACAGCTCGTACCGGCAACCGTAACGCAAGCCTTCCGCAGAGACGATCTGGCGGAAGGCTTTTTTTGCTTTGGGGGATAGAGGTGCGGGGCGGCGTTGCCGAAAAGGGCGGCGGGCGTTATAGTGAAGTGGCATTGGTTAGAGTGCTGTCGAAGTCGAATGCTTGGATGATCGGGAGGGAAACCATGTATACGATCCATGAAGTGGCCGAAATCTGCGACCTGTCCGCGCACACGCTCCGTTTCTACGACAAAGAGGGGCTGCTCCCGTTCGTGGCACGGAACAAGTCCGGGAACCGGATATTCACGGAACAGAATCTCGAAATGGTGAAGCTGATCTGCTGCTTGAAGAACACCGGCATGCCGATCAAGGCGATCAAATCGTACATGGACATGTTCATGGAAGGCCCGGGTACGATGGAGCCGAGAAAAGAAATGATGATCGCCCACGGCAAGGAAGTGCAGAGGCAGATCGCGGAGCTGAAAAAGAACCTGAACATCATCAAGCTCAAAATCGCCTTCTACGATTCCAACAAGGGCGGGTCTCCGGCCGGCCATTGAGAAGCTAATAGAGCTGCCGCGTCCATGCAGCGGGTGTGGGGATAGGAAAAGGAAAGGGAAAGGAAAAGGAAAGGGAAAGGCAAAGAAAACCAAAAAACCGCCGTCGCGGTTTTTTTGGTTTGAAGGCGATATGGCTGCAAAAACGGATCAGAGCATCATGCCGCCGGAGGCTTCAATCCGCTGCCCGTTCACCCAGCCCAACGCCGGGGAGCATAGTGCCGCGACGACTCCGCCGATATCGTCGGCTTCGCCCGGGCGGCCTAGCGCTGTCACGGAGCCGATGAGGCTCTGCGCCGCCTTGTCCTCCCGCAGGGAGCCGCCTCCGAAGTCCGTCATGATCGCGCCGGGAGCGAGCGTGTTGACCCGGATGCCCCTTTTGCCGAATTCCTTGGCCATGTAGCGGGTCAGCACTTCGACGGCGCCTTTCATCGCCGCATAGGCGGCGCTGCCTTCGAAGGTGAAGCGGGCCAGTCCCGAGGAGACGTTGATGATGCCCCCGTTGTCCGCGAGAAGGGGGAGCAGCGCCTGGGTCAGGAAGAAGACTCCCTTGAAGTGGACGTTGACGAGGCTGTCGAACTGTTCCTCCGTCGTGTCGGCAATGGATGCCTTCAAGCCGAAGCCGGCGTTGTTGACCAGGAAGTCGATGTGCGTCCGCCCCCACTTGGAAGCGAGAATGTCCTTCAGCTGCTCCGCGAAAGCCGGGAACGAGGACACGTCGCCGGCATCGAGCCTCAGCGCGGCCGCTTTGCGTCCCAAACTCTCCAGTCCGGCGGCAGCCTGCACCGCAAGCTCTTCCCGGCTGTTATACGTCAGGATGACGTCCACTCCGGCCCGGGCGAGCGCTTCGGCCGCGTTCCTGCCGAGTCCCCGGCTGCCTCCCGTGATGAGGGCGATCTTCGCTGTTTCCGTCATATCCATCTCTCCTCACATCAAGTTGCCGGTCTTGCTCATCCGGCTTGCCTTCATCCTAGTCCTTCGAGTTGTATCGAAGTCAACCCTCCGTATGATAACAATCGGAACACAAAAATCTCGGACATGCATCCGGCTTCGTTGAATGCAAAAAAACAGCGCATGCCGCGCTTGCGGCCAGGCGCTGCCAGAGGCAGGAATAGGAATGATAGGGAGAAAATTCGGTTCTGCGAGCGAACGGCCCGAAGGCGTAAATAAGCCGGAAAAGCCGGCTTATTCCGCTCGGAAGCTTCCAGCCTTACGGCCCCAGCCGCCTGCCGAGCGCGGTGCCGGTCTGAAGCTTGTAGGCCATCAGCGCGATTTCCAGACCGACGCGCTTATGCGGCTCCAGGAACGGCTCGCCGATCAGCTCGGTCAGCTTATCCATCCGGTTGTACAGCGTCTGCCGGTGGATGTACAGCCGTTTGGCGGTTTCATGCTTCGAGCCGAAGCATTTGAGATACATGTCGAGCGTTTCCAGCAGCTGCAGGCGGCTCTCCTTCTCCAGGCGCAGGATCGCGCCGAGATGGTCCTGGACGAACCGCTCCAGCAGCTGCGGATCGGGAATGGCTTTGAGCAGCTGGTAAGCGCCCAGGCTGGAATAGAAGACGACCGGTCCGAGCTCGGTGACGCTCCGCGCCACCTCGAGCGCCTGGGCTGCTTCGCGAAAGCCTAGCGGCGCATCCAGCAGCCGGGTCCGCGGCTTGCCGGCGGCGGCTCGCAGCGCAAGGCCGTCGAGCTGCTCTTCGCCGAAGCGGCGGATGTCCTCCAGCAGCGACTGCGAGGAAGACAGCAGCCGGTCGGAGGCCGCGGCGGGCGAAGCCTCAAGCGCCAGCAGGAACTGCAGGCCGCCGCTGCGCGCCTGCACGCTTCCCTTGAGGCTGTACTTTCGGATCAGCGTACGCAGCAGCACGGCCAAATCCCTCAGCGCGGCTTCGAGGCGGTCTCCGCCATCCTCAGGGGACCTTTCCTCAAGCTCCAGCTGCCCCGGCATGCTGAGGCAGATGCGGTCCTGCGGAATGCGCCCGGCCAGCCCGATCATGGTGCGGGCCTGATCCTCGCTTGCGATCCGCCCTTCCTGCAGCTCCGGGATCAGCTGGTCCTGCAGCCGGTTGTCATGCTCCCTCCGGAATTGGGTGCGGAGCATGAGGGCGGCGATAGCGGAGGCGGCCGCATCGAGGTAGGGAGAGAGCTGCGCGGCAGCCTCCCCGTCCGGCTCATTGTCCGGCAGAGGCGTTCCGACCGCCGCGAGCAGCTGGCCGTAACAGGACACCGGCCGCAGCAGCAGGCTGCCTCCGCTGTCCAGCGGCAGCAGGAGCTCGCTTTTGCCGTCGCCGAGAACGCCTTCGCGTTCGAGCCGGCGGAACGGGAAATCGGCAAGGCCGGAAGCTCCGCCGGAGACAGGAGGCAGCTGCGGGTAATGACGGTCCGCTTCAATAAGGGAATAAAAGACGATTTGCCGTCCCGTATCCCCATGAAGCAGGCGAAGGACGGGCATAATATCGCTGTGCTGGAGCGTCAGCTGCTGCAGGCGGCGGGAGAAGCCCTCCGCAAGGTCCCGATGGGAGCGCTGACGGTTGATGATGAGAGAGTGGATGTCTTGGGTAATCTCCGAGAAACGCACCGGATGGTCGAAAACGATGACGGGAAAGTCATGCTGCTCCGCCAGCTCGAGCACCTCCGCGGGAACCTCCTCGATGCTCGTCCCGAGCTCGAGAATAAGCCCGGCGGCCTCCTGACGGATCAGCTGCCGCAAATAGTCGAGACGGTCCTGCTGGGCTTGCTTCAGCCATAGGCCGGTCGTCAGGATGAGGTCGTCCCGGCTGATGAACGGGGCTACCTGCACGATTTCGATGACATGCACCCAGCCGACGCGCTTGCCGAGGCCTACCTGGCCGGCGGCGAGCCGGGCATGGGCGAACATGGGACGCTGGAGCACGTCCCGGACATGCAGATCGGTTGTTTTCACTCGCTAAGACACCTTTCCGGGCAATCGCGACATGCCGACGGCGGCAGAGCTGCCAGAGCCGTGTGAGCAATCGGCAAGAAGTCGAGCCCAAGGAGAGAAAATATCGACAACGTGTAAGATGCCAGACTTGGCCCCTTCCCGTATCATGACGGTAGAAGGCAATATCCATTATAGACGAGGTGGCTGTCCCATGAAAATCGGAATTCCAAAGGAAATCAAAAACAACGAGAACCGCGTCGCGCTGACGCCGATGGGAGCGGCCGAATTCGTGCGCGCAGGCCATACGGTGCTGGTCGAGCGCTCCGCCGGAGCCGAGAGCGGATTCGAAGACTTCCAATACGAAGCCGCAGGCGCGGTCATCGTGGCGGAAGCGGCCGATGTATGGGGCAAAAGCGACATGGTCATGAAGGTCAAGGAGCCTCTATCCTCCGAATACGGCTACTTCCGGGAAGGCCTCGTCCTGTTCGCCTACCTCCACCTCGCAGCCGAGCCGCTTCTTGCCGAAGCGCTCCGCAAGTCCGGCGTCACCGCCATCGCCTACGAGACGATCCGCGTGAACGGCGCGCTGCCGCTGCTCGCTCCGATGAGCGAAGTGGCCGGACGCATGTCGGTGCAGGTCGGCGCGCAGATGCTGGAGCGCGCACGCGGCGGCAAAGGAATCCTGCTCGCCGGCGTAACCGGCGTCAAGCGCGGCAAGGTCGCCGTCATCGGCGGCGGCATCGCAGGCACGAATGCGGCGCAGATCGCCGTCGGCCTCGGCGCGGACGTGACCGTGCTCGACACCAATACGAACCGCCTGCGCGAGCTCGCGCTCATCTTCGGCAACCAGCTGCAGACGCTGCAGTCCACCTCGCATAACATCGCCGAAGCGGTCCGCGAAGCGGATCTCGTCATTTCGACGGTGCTGATTCCCGGAGGCAAGGCGCCGAAGCTCGTCACCGAGGAAATGGTCCGCTCGATGCAGAAGGGCTCCGTCATCGTCGACGTGGCCATCGATCAAGGCGGCAGCGTGGAGACGATCGACCGAATCACGACGCATGACGATCCGGTGTTCGAAAAGCACGGCGTCCTGCATTATGCGGTCGCCAACATTCCGGGTGCGGTGCCGTACACGTCGACGCTCGCGCTGACGAACGCGACGCTGCCGTTCGCGCTCCAGATCGCCCGGTCCGGAGCTCAGGACGCCATCCGCGCGTCCCAGCCGATCCGCGAAGGCGTCAACACGATGGGCGGCCATGTCACCTATGAGGCGGTCGCCCGCGATCTCGGCTATGCGTACCAAGCGCCCGAAGAGCTGATCTGACCCGCAACCGGCGATCCGGGCGGACGGGCTGCAGGCGGCTCTGCAGCGCAGCTTCGACCCCATCATGATCCTTCCGCATCTTTCAGCCCGCCGATGACTCCTGCGCAGCAGGAGTCATCTTTTTTGAGCAGAGAAGGAAGTCTGCTGAGCAGCACCGCTGCCATCGACGGCCGCTTCCACAGAGGCGGCAATTCCCAAAAAGGCGCTGTCCTCCGACCGCTGCATCGTCGGCTGGACAGCGCCTTTCCTTCTTTAACCGGTTGGCGGTCGCAGCGGGCTCATTCTGCCTGGCCGTCCGGCCGTCAGAACTCCCCTTCCTGCGCGCCGACCTTGATCCTTACCCGGTCGGTGGAGAGCGGTCTGCTGCGGCTGGCGGCATGCTTGACGCTACTGAAAGCCTCCTTTACAGAATTCGAGATCTGGTGCAGAACTTCTCCTGCGTCGTGGGCGCTCTCCAGCAGCGGATCGACAGTCGTAATCCGGCCATTGACGTCCTTGACGGTCCGGTTCAGCGTATGGATCAGCGAGGTGGCTTCCTGCGTGACGCCGAGGGCGGATTCCCGGACTTCGGCCAGCGTGACGGTCGTCTCGTCCAAGGAGACCATGAGCTTTTTCATCGTCCTCACGGCGTAGAACACCAGACAGGAGAAGGAAATCGAGGCCAGGGCCGCGCTTTTGCCGCGCATCGTTATTCTCCCGATGGAAGGGGAGGCAGGATGACTTCCTGGACAGGGACCGGACCGTCCAGCGTGGAGTCGGAGGACTTGGAACTGATGTACACCCTCAGGTCGTCGGCCGTTCCTTGCAGCGCCTCGTCGCGCATCGGAATGGAGCGGAAGCCGGCCGTAGAGGCGGCCGCAGCCGTGCCGGAGACGGCGGAGGACGGAGCGAGCGAGCCGTACACCTGGAAGATGCTTTCCACCCGCGAGCGGCCGGCTGCGGGAGCGGCGACAATGACGAGCAGGCGGTCATTTTCAATGAATGTGCTGTAGCTCTGCGCTTCGAGCTCCGGAATGCCGAGTCCGACGAGTCCGCCCACGAGCGAGCCGGCTCCTCCGCCTACAGCCGCTCCCGCCAGCACGGTGGCGATCGGGCCGGCCGCCAGCAGCGGGCCTATTCCGGGGATGAAGAGCAGTCCGACCGTAGCGAGGATGCCGGCCGTGCCTCCCAGAACGATGCCGGCAGCCGCGCCTGCGGCCGCTCCTTCCGGACCGTTCGTACCCGTTTCGACCGCTGTCGCCGCCTGCACCTGCTCTTTGCCCCGCCGCAGCACCGAGATCTCCTCGTTGCGGTACCCCGATGCTTTGAGCTCTTCCATCACGGCGATCGTGTCCTTCTCGGAGTTGAAAATCCCTACGATTGGCGTTGTCATGGTGGTTCTCCTCCTCATCGTTTTTGGAATCGGCTTAAGGCGCTTCAGCTGAATACTCGTAGATACACGGCTTCGGCGGGAGGGCAAACAGGGGGGACAAGCAGGCTCCGGAATTTATTTTTAGAACGGTCCGGCGAAATAAAAATAGGCCAGCCCGAAATGCAGGCTGGCGTGGATTTCTGTCAGGAAGCCCCCGTAAAAACGGGGGCCGCGGAAAAGTTGTCGCAGCAGACGGAAATCATTCTTCCGATCGCTCGATAGGTGCGCTCTATCTGGCGTCGTCCAGCAGCCGCTCGCCGGAAATGCCGGGAGAGGTCATCTGGTACGGATTCAGAATCTCGGTGATCTCCTCCGGGGTCAGCAGTCCGCGCTCCAGAATCAGATCGCGGATGGACAAGCCGGTGCGGAGCGCCTCCTTGACGAGCTGCGCAGCGACCTCATAGCCCAGATGCGGGTTGAGGGCGGTCACGATGCCGAAGGAATTGTTGACGTACGTCTCGCAGCGCTCGCGGTTCGCTTCCATGCCCTCGACGGCGTACTTGAGGAAGACGTCGACGCCGTTGCGCAATATTTTGAGCGATTGCAGCAGGTTGAAGGCGATGACCGGACCCATCACGTTCAGCTCGAACTGTCCGGCTTCGCATGCCATGCAGATCGTATGGTCGTTGCCCATCACCTGGAAGGCGACCTGGTTCACGACCTCGGCCATGACCGGGTTCACCTTGCCCGGCATGATGGACGAGCCCGGCTGGCGAGGCGGAAGCATGAGCTCGGCGAGGCCGACGCGGGGACCGGATGCCATCAGGCGGATGTCGTTGCAGATCTTGGACAGATTGACCGAGCATACCTTCAGCGCGGCCGACAGCTCCGTATAGCCGTCGCTGTTCTGGGTCGCGTCCACGAGATCCTCCGCCGCCTGGATCGGCAAGCCGAGCTGCTCCTGCAGATGGCGGATGACCGACTCGATGTATTCCGGCTTCGCGTTGAGGCCGGTCCCGACGGCGGTCGCTCCCATGTTGACGGTGAGGATATTGTCGGCCGACCGCTTGATGCGGGCGATGTCGCGCGCCAGCACGGCCGCGTACGCGCCGAATTCCTGCCCCATCCGGATCGGAACCGCGTCCTGCAGATGGGTCCGGCCCATTTTGATGACGTCGTCGAACTGCACCTTCTTGTCCATGAAGCCCGCATGGAGCGCGTTCAAAGCGGTCAGCAGGCTCTTGGTGAGTCCGAACGCCGCGATCTTGAGCGCGGTCGGAATGGCGTCGTTGGTCGATTGCGACATATTGACGTGATTGTTCGGATTGCAGTGGAAGTAATCGCCCTTCGGATGGCCGAGAATTTCCAGCGCCCGGTTGGCGAGAACCTCGTTCATGTTCATATTGATCGAAGTGCCTGCGCCGCCCTGGATGGAGTCGACGAGGAACTGGTCCGCGTATTTGCCGTCGATGATATCTTCCGATGCCTTGACGATAGCTTGGCCTACGGCAGGCTGCAGCAGGTGCACGTCCATATTGGCCCTGGCCGCCGCTTTCTTCACGTGGGCAAGAGCCGTCAGCAGCTCATGATGGATCGGCACGCCGGTGATCGGGAAATTCTCGACCGCCCGTAAGGTCTGGATTCCGTAGTAAGCGCTTTCGGGAACCTGTTTCTCCCCTAGAAAATCATGCTCGAGCCTGAATGCCATTGTTCTCATCCCTTCTTGGATCCCTGTCCCAATCAATTGTAGTGTTTCCTGGCACGCTCCTATCATACCGCATTCTACATGGTTCGGGTATGCCTCTTCGCGGACGAAGCATAGAATGGATGGAAAGGAGGCGACGGCACATCATGAGCCAAGCCGGCAACCATTCCGTCACCGATTCGGTCATCCGCCGGACGGAAGCCTACGGGGCGCGCAACTACCATCCTCTGCCCATCGTCATCAGCCGGGCGGAAGGCGTCTGGGTCGAGGATCCGGAGGGCGGCAGATATATGGATATGCTGAGCGCCTATTCGGCTCTCAACCAGGGGCATCGGCATCCCGCCATCGTCCAGGCGCTCAAGGATCAGGCCGACCGGGTGACGCTGACTTCGAGGGCATTCCATCACGACAAGCTCGGAGAGTTCTATGAGAGGCTGGCTTCTTATACCGGCAAAGGCATGATTCTGCCTATGAATACGGGAGCAGAGGCTGTGGAGACCGCTGTCAAGGCTGCTAGGCGCTGGGCCTGCGACGTCAAGGGCGTGCCTGACGGGCTTGCGGAAATCATCGTCTGCGAGGGCAATTTCCACGGGCGCACGGTCACGGCCACCTCCTTCTCCTCCAGCGAGGAATACAGGCGCGGCTTCGGGCCGTTCACGCCGGGCTTCCGGATCATCCCTTACGGCGACCTTCCCGCTCTCGAAGCCGCTCTAACGGACCATACGGCCGCATTCCTCGTGGAGCCGATCCAGGGAGAAGCGGGCATCGTCATCCCGCCGGACGGCTATCTCCGGGACGCCGCCGAGCTCTGCCGCTCCAGCAGCGTCCTCTTCATCGCCGATGAGATCCAGACCGGCTTCGGGCGCACGGGCCGGCGCTTCGCCTGCGATTGGGAAGGCGTGGAGCCGGATGCCTATCTGCTCGGCAAAGCCCTCGGAGGAGGCGTCTTCCCCGTCTCGGCTGTCGCGGCGGAGCCCGCCCTGCTCGGCGTGTTCGAGCCGGGCTCGCATGGCTCGACCTTCGGCGGCAACCCGCTGGCGGCCGCGGTCGGAATCGCAGCGCTTGAGGTGACCCAAGGGGAGCGGCTGGCGGAGCGCTCCGACGAGCTGGGAGCCTACGCTGCCGGCCGGCTGCGCGGAAAGGGCAGTCCGCTGGTGCGGGAAGTGAGGGGCAGGGGCCTGTTCATCGGCATCGAGCTGGTCACGGAAGCCAGGCCGTATTGCGAGCGGCTGATGGAGATGGGCTTGCTCTGCAAGGAAACGCATGAGAACACGATCCGGCTGGCCCCGCCGCTGACGATAACCCGCGCAGAGCTGGATTGGGCGCTGGAGCGGCTGGAGCTGGCATTGACCCCCTGAGCTCCGGTCCGGATTGCGTACGCATATATATCGACACCTATAACGAAGCAGCCGCCCACGGCCCGCATCTTGCGCGGGAGAGGGCGGCTGCTGTCTTTTCCGGACTTAGATATAGCTCAAGCCTGCCGTGTAGGGGAACGGAATCGGGAAATAAGGCCTCAGCATCTGAACCTGCTCTTGGGTGAAAGGGAGCCTTGGACCGCTCGCCGGCTCCGCCGGGGTCTGGACAGCGACCGCCGTCTCGGCTTCGGCAACCTCCCCGGAGCGGGTTGCGGCATGGGGCGGCCCGGCATCGGTCCCGGAGCGGCTGGCGGACCGCGCCGGCCCGGCATTTCCTTCCGCAGCGGCGGCACATTGCCGGACGAACGCGTCGGGTCCGTCGTCCAGCTCGGCATCGGGCCCGTCGAACAGCAGCGCCGTCCACTCCCGCATGGAGAGCGGTATCTCGCCGTCTCCGAGCCGGAGCGCGAATTCGCCGCTGGGGCTGCGGACAGGCTCCATCACGGCGGGAGCGGCTTGCCCGTCGCTCCGCCTGCTGTCGAGATAGGGACGCAGCTGCCGCCACAGCAGCGGCAGGTCGATGATTTTTACCGTCCCTTGGTTGTGGCTCGTGGAATACAGGCTGCCTTGCAGCAGCTGCTGCATCGGCGTTTCATGGGTGCCGACGAACAGCAGCAGGGAGGATAGCCGCATCTCCTCCATGGCGGCCCTCATCGCGGCCAGAGCCTTGGAATCGTCCCCGCCCCATTCCACGACGAACGGCTCCATGTCCGAGCCGGCGGGGATAGGGCCGGAAGCGATGACGGCGTACGCGGCCAGCTCTCCGTCCTCCTCCAGGACATAGGTGCTGTGCGTGAAATCGTACATGCTCGCCACTGCCGCGCTCTGAAGCTGGCCGGCCAGCTCAGCGACGCTGCGCCGATAGGCGGCTGGCTTGGCGTCCGACAGCGAGTGGAGACGGAACCAGTCGGAGGAACGCAGAGGTCTCGCCCTCGCATCCGCTTGCGGCTGGACGCCGGCTTCGAGCCTGTAGCGGCGCATCGAGCCGAAGGCGTGGCAGCCGTTGCGGCGGTATAGGGAGCGCGTGCCGGAGATTAGCATGAGCGAGGCTCCGATGGCTTCGGCTTGATGGAACGCTTCGCCGAGCAGCACGCTGGCATGGCCTTGCCCGCGATAGTCGGGGTGGGTGCATACCGATCCGAGCGCGCAGGCGTCGAGCACGGCGTCCCCGACGGCGAGCTGCTGCGGCACGAAGCCGAGGAAGGAAACGACGCTCCCTTCCTCGACAACGCCGAGGGACAAGCCCAGAGCCGAGTCGAAAATGGCGGGGAACGACTGTCCCATCGAGCGCTGGCCGGGATCCCGGAAGACGAGATCGGCGAGCTTCACTGCCTCGGCGAGCTCCAGCTTGTCCAGATGCTTCAGTTGCTTCATATGGAGCACTTCCTTCCGCAGGGAGATTTCCAGGCTGTGCCGGACGATCGGCTCCCGTCCTGTCTCGTCCGGGCCTGGTCGCCCAGGGGCAGGACGGTGCGGATTCGAGCCCTTCAACACCCTTTTAAACGCATCCGGCCCACTCTAAAGCCGAAAGGCATCTGCTGTCTTTTTATTTTTATACCATGCCTTTCGACGGGTCGGCAAATGAGCCTACTCCAATGAAAAAGGCAGGCCTGGCAGGCCTGCCGTTCAAAAACCGGTCAAGACGGCTGCTGAGCGCGCTGCTGCTTGCGGCGCTCGGCTCTTGACGTGAAGCGGAAGATCGGATCCAGCACCGCATACACGCGCTTGCTTTCCTTGGTGAACAGCGGTCCCAGGATAGCCAGGATCAGGACGTAAAGCGCGGCGAAAGGCTGGATGATGCCCGACAGGCCGCCGGCTATGGCCAGGTTGGCCATGATGATCGAGAACTCTCCGCGCGCCACGATCGTCAGTCCGATCTTGGCCGATGCGTACGGCGGCATTCCGGCGCTGCGGCCGGCCAGCATGCCGGCGGCGAAGTTGCCCGCGAGCGTCAGGACGACGGCGATCAGAGCCATCCAGACGGCTCCGCCAAGAGCGGTCGGGTCGATGGTGAGGCCGAAGCCGAAGAAGAACAGGGCGCCGAAGAAATCGCGGAACGGCAGGATCAGCTTCTCGATCCGATGCGCATGCTTCGTTTCCGCGAGCACGAGCCCTACGAGCAGGGCGCCGATCGCTTCCGCGACATGGATCGTTTCGGCGAAGCCGGCAATGATGAACAGCGCCGCGAAGACGACGAGCAGGAACAGCTCGTTGGAGCGGATGTCCAGCCATTTGTTCAGCAGCGGCACGATTTTGCGGCCGACGAACAGCACGCCGAGCATGAAGAACAGGGCGATGAGCGCCGAGAGGATTACGCCTCCCACCGAAGAGGAGGAGCTGAGCACGAGCCCGGAGACGATGGAGATATAGACGGCGAGGAAGACGTCCTCGAACATGATGATGCCGAGAATCATCTCCGTCTCCGGGTTGGCCGTCCGCTTGAGATCGACCAGAACCTTGGCCACGATGGCGCTCGAGGAAATGGTCGTGATTCCGGCGATGATCAGCACCTCGGCAAGCGGAAGGCCGGTGAGGAAGCCGAACAGCAAGCCGACGGTGAAGTTGATGCCGATGTAGATGCTCCCGCCAACGGCGATCGACTTGCCGGATTTGAGCAGCCTTCCGACCGAGAATTCGAGTCCCAGGTACAGCAGCAGGAACAGGACGCCGATGCGGCCGAAGAAATCGATCAGCTCGCCGCTGTGGATGAAGCGGAGATCGAAATGCCCCCAGTGGAAGGCATGCGGCCCGACGGCCATGCCGATGAGGATATAAAAAGGAATAACCGAAAATTTAAGCCAGGCGGAAAGGATGCCCGCCATGGCGACAAGAGCGATCGCCAAGCCGATTTCCAGTACGATATGCTCCATGCTCACTCACATCCGTTCTTCAGGATGTCCCGGAACGCCTTCTGCTGTCCGCGCTCGCCTGCGACGATGAGCAGCGCCTCCTCGGTCAGGACCAGCTCGGGTCCCGGATTGATGTGCTTGCCGCCCGACCGGTCGACGACGGCAAGAATGCTCGCGCCGGAGCGCTGCCTGACCTGGAGGCTGCCGATGGACTTGTTGCGGCATTGGTACCCCGGCTCGACCCGGTACCACTCGATGATGAGGTCGTCCAGCGCCATCTCGATGCTTTCCACCGCGCGCGGCTTGTACTGCATGCCGCCCAGAATGGAGGCGATCATGCGGGCTTCGTCGTCTTCGAGCGTGAAGACGGGGAGGCTGTCATCGTAATCGTCCGTGTAGCGGAAGCATTCCCGCCGGCCGTCGTCATGCACGACGATGACAAGCTTGTCGCCGCCGATTGTAGTCAGTACGAATTTTTGCCCGATTCCGGGCAGATAGGTTTCACGGATATCCATTAGGAAATCCCTCCTGTTCATGAAAGGTCTCATGGTCTGCTGGTTATAGAATGCCTAAATAACCTCTTTCCAATCAAAGGCTGCTCAAGAAAGGACCGGCACGGAAAAAGCGCAAGGGAGCGCCGAACAAGCCCTTGGAAAAGCCAAGGGAGCGTTGAACAAGCCCTTGAAATAGCCAAGGGAGCGGCAAACAGGCCCCTGGAAACCGTGGAGCAGAACGAAGGTTGGGAAGCGGTCATGACTCTACAAGCAGCTTGGCGCCATGGATCCTTTCAGGACGGGAAGAAGCTTCTGGGACAGGAGTCTGCGCTCGATGCGCGGGGAAAAGCTGGACTTGCGCGGGATGAAGAAAGACAGCAGGAACAGGAGCATGAAGGCTCCCGGAATTTTGGCGGTCTTCGGCATCGGCTTGGTCTTGAGGATGGCTGCGGCGTCATTGCGCGCGCTGGCGCTGGATCTTACGGTAGTGTGGATGCCGGTCTCCAGGCTGCGGACGACGGTCGCGGCGGAAGAGCTCTCGGCTGCTTCAATGATGCCAATCGGGGGAGTGGGAGTGAACAAAGTCATGATGAGCACGATAAAAACCGATGAAAACAATCGATAGAACGAGCGTGAGTGCATCACCATGATCTTTTCCCCCTTTTTCAGTCCATTACCCTAATTATAAGCCGAAAAAGCGCCAAAATGCAAAAAAGGCCGGTTCCCGCCGGACAATCCGGGGGAGCGGCCATTGCTTCCGAGGCTTCGGAATCGAAGCCGGAAGGCTAGAATTTGCTGTCGTCGATGCTGTCCAGCCAGCCGTTGATCTGGCCGATGACGCTGGTGACGGCGCCGTCCTCGAACGGCGAGATCAGTCCCGCGCTGGCTACGAGGCCGGTGAAGGATTTGCTTCCGCCGAGGCGGCAGAGCGCGAGGTAATCCTGCCATGCGGTCTGGAAGTCCTCGCCGGAGCGCTTCCAGAATTGGAACGCGCACAGCTGGGCAAGCGTGTAGTCGATGTAGTAGAACGGCGTATGGAAAATATGGCTCTGCTTCTGCCAGAACCCACCGCGCTCCAGGTAGCCGTTGCCGT encodes:
- a CDS encoding MerR family transcriptional regulator → MYTIHEVAEICDLSAHTLRFYDKEGLLPFVARNKSGNRIFTEQNLEMVKLICCLKNTGMPIKAIKSYMDMFMEGPGTMEPRKEMMIAHGKEVQRQIAELKKNLNIIKLKIAFYDSNKGGSPAGH
- a CDS encoding SDR family oxidoreductase; the protein is MTETAKIALITGGSRGLGRNAAEALARAGVDVILTYNSREELAVQAAAGLESLGRKAAALRLDAGDVSSFPAFAEQLKDILASKWGRTHIDFLVNNAGFGLKASIADTTEEQFDSLVNVHFKGVFFLTQALLPLLADNGGIINVSSGLARFTFEGSAAYAAMKGAVEVLTRYMAKEFGKRGIRVNTLAPGAIMTDFGGGSLREDKAAQSLIGSVTALGRPGEADDIGGVVAALCSPALGWVNGQRIEASGGMML
- a CDS encoding PucR family transcriptional regulator — encoded protein: MKTTDLHVRDVLQRPMFAHARLAAGQVGLGKRVGWVHVIEIVQVAPFISRDDLILTTGLWLKQAQQDRLDYLRQLIRQEAAGLILELGTSIEEVPAEVLELAEQHDFPVIVFDHPVRFSEITQDIHSLIINRQRSHRDLAEGFSRRLQQLTLQHSDIMPVLRLLHGDTGRQIVFYSLIEADRHYPQLPPVSGGASGLADFPFRRLEREGVLGDGKSELLLPLDSGGSLLLRPVSCYGQLLAAVGTPLPDNEPDGEAAAQLSPYLDAAASAIAALMLRTQFRREHDNRLQDQLIPELQEGRIASEDQARTMIGLAGRIPQDRICLSMPGQLELEERSPEDGGDRLEAALRDLAVLLRTLIRKYSLKGSVQARSGGLQFLLALEASPAAASDRLLSSSQSLLEDIRRFGEEQLDGLALRAAAGKPRTRLLDAPLGFREAAQALEVARSVTELGPVVFYSSLGAYQLLKAIPDPQLLERFVQDHLGAILRLEKESRLQLLETLDMYLKCFGSKHETAKRLYIHRQTLYNRMDKLTELIGEPFLEPHKRVGLEIALMAYKLQTGTALGRRLGP
- the ald gene encoding alanine dehydrogenase yields the protein MKIGIPKEIKNNENRVALTPMGAAEFVRAGHTVLVERSAGAESGFEDFQYEAAGAVIVAEAADVWGKSDMVMKVKEPLSSEYGYFREGLVLFAYLHLAAEPLLAEALRKSGVTAIAYETIRVNGALPLLAPMSEVAGRMSVQVGAQMLERARGGKGILLAGVTGVKRGKVAVIGGGIAGTNAAQIAVGLGADVTVLDTNTNRLRELALIFGNQLQTLQSTSHNIAEAVREADLVISTVLIPGGKAPKLVTEEMVRSMQKGSVIVDVAIDQGGSVETIDRITTHDDPVFEKHGVLHYAVANIPGAVPYTSTLALTNATLPFALQIARSGAQDAIRASQPIREGVNTMGGHVTYEAVARDLGYAYQAPEELI
- a CDS encoding DUF948 domain-containing protein encodes the protein MRGKSAALASISFSCLVFYAVRTMKKLMVSLDETTVTLAEVRESALGVTQEATSLIHTLNRTVKDVNGRITTVDPLLESAHDAGEVLHQISNSVKEAFSSVKHAASRSRPLSTDRVRIKVGAQEGEF
- a CDS encoding general stress protein, encoding MTTPIVGIFNSEKDTIAVMEELKASGYRNEEISVLRRGKEQVQAATAVETGTNGPEGAAAGAAAGIVLGGTAGILATVGLLFIPGIGPLLAAGPIATVLAGAAVGGGAGSLVGGLVGLGIPELEAQSYSTFIENDRLLVIVAAPAAGRSRVESIFQVYGSLAPSSAVSGTAAAASTAGFRSIPMRDEALQGTADDLRVYISSKSSDSTLDGPVPVQEVILPPLPSGE